From Candidatus Eisenbacteria bacterium, one genomic window encodes:
- a CDS encoding sulfite exporter TauE/SafE family protein — MVTQLLGLIGVGLLAGVLAGLAGVGGGIVIVPLLVFIFGFSQHMAQGTSLAVLIPPIGLLAMLQYYRKGEVDLKAAALIAAGLLIGSIFGAKLALGIPQEKLKKLFGAILFLASMRYLLLK; from the coding sequence ATGGTCACTCAGCTCCTGGGACTCATCGGCGTGGGGTTGCTGGCGGGCGTCCTGGCGGGGCTCGCGGGCGTGGGAGGAGGCATCGTCATCGTCCCGCTGCTCGTCTTCATCTTCGGATTCAGCCAGCACATGGCGCAGGGGACCTCCCTCGCCGTGCTGATCCCTCCGATCGGCCTCCTCGCGATGCTCCAGTACTACAGGAAGGGGGAGGTCGATCTGAAGGCGGCGGCGCTCATCGCGGCGGGCCTGCTCATCGGGTCGATCTTCGGAGCGAAGCTCGCTCTCGGCATCCCCCAAGAGAAGCTCAAGAAGCTCTTCGGGGCGATCCTGTTCCTGGCGTCGATGCGCTATCTCCTGCTCAAGTGA